The DNA window TGCCGAAGATGAAGACGCACCGCGGCGCCGCCAAGCGCTTCAAGAAGACCGCCAGCGGCAAGATCAAGCGCGGCCACGCGATGCACAGCCACATCCTGACCAAGAAGTCGCAGAAGCGTAAGCGGAACCTTCGCGGCACCACCGTGATGGCC is part of the Longimicrobiaceae bacterium genome and encodes:
- the rpmI gene encoding 50S ribosomal protein L35 yields the protein MPKMKTHRGAAKRFKKTASGKIKRGHAMHSHILTKKSQKRKRNLRGTTVMAKADQARITRLLAS